The genomic interval ggcaCCCCTCAAATtacaaatgttccaaaatgactttctgtatagtatatttaatgcactttctcaatatttatattattaatattaataataataataatatttatacTCAGTGTGACATTTGATGGAACATGAAACATACTGTAATGTAGTAGATTTCGTCTCATGAAACCTCGTGAAAGTAAATTTGATCGAAACATTGCCTTGTCTTTGAGCTGtcctcgctttttttttttttttttttttaaaccacaacTCAATTTAGGGCCTTCATCTGGGGCCTTCATCTTGTCAAGGGTTCAGTTTGAATTTCAAAGttctcctttttaaaaaatttccaaGGAAGGTTCTCGGTCGCGTGCGAGCTCGtcttgcgttcaagaactgctcggaattATAGTCGTCAGCCACCGTACTGTCCATGAAAATGTGGACcctagcacgtctactgtacatcagttaattagactcgtcaagtttCTATATACACAAAAGTATCCTTTCCATTTTCATATGtcacgaccgtcaatcctccccatgcgctttattccaacacattgttgtgGATGGCAACGTGGCTGATGGCGAGAGATCCAAGCAGATCTTGAATGTGACACGAGAAATAACACGCTAGCCTGCACACAACAGaaccttctacctactcctgCCTTCCTGCTGCAACTCCGCCTGACAAAGTCCGCGTGCTGTTAAGAAGGCTGATTGTCCTGCAAAATACTGTCATGGGCCACCCTAATAATGTTATGAATTGTAGCGCTCGCAAAATAAGGATTGGCAAAAACACCACTATATATACTCGTGTATCCGTAgtccaccaatgggagcgtcgtGTTGGGGCATTCGACGCAACAATGGGAGCATCGCGTTGGCACATTGGGCGCTCCAATAGGAGCGATGCACGGACAACAGCCCCATTGACTCTAcaacatttaaatttaaaaaaaaaaaaaaaaaaaagcgatcttggataatttctcgcggcacacctgactatctcTTACGGAACACTAGTGTTCCGCGGCACAcctgttgaaaaacactgctttaaactacagggtgattcaaaaagaatgtgccaaaatcatcacacatttattcattttcaaataattcaaATAGACATAATTAGTGGTCATTTGGTACAGGAATTATCCTTGTTTAACTGGGTGTCAATTTCAATTTGTCTTTGTCGGGAAAATTTTTATTTACGCTCAAAATGGCGACTCCTCAGGAGAGGGTGTTTTGTGTACTTGAATTTCTGTGTTTCCTGAAGCACGTTTAGGAGGAATTTTCATGTCGGCTTGATGTTGCCTGTGTCCAGctagttattgtttttttttttttttaataccacagTTGctttggcacattcttttttaATCACCCTGTATAAGCAAACCAAATTACAAGTTTCTGTAAAAAAGGTTTTTGgtttttcagccatcagtattcaaaatcaaagTTGGGACATTCTTTGTTGATAGTCCATTCACCTTTGCCCACGCTCATCAACTTTCATCTCTCCTTTACCTCTTCTCACACTCTGCTGTGCTACTTTGGACAGAAATGGGGTAATAGCACTGTAAGtgttatgcaattaatcagtgttACTCAACTGGTAGGTTGTCACCTAAAAGGTGTTTATGTTGCCTAGATGGGTTACGTAGCTTACCTTTCTCATTTCTCCTTGCTCCaagcaaataactttctaatatcTAATTGCTAGAGTAATGttgtttgagtcaaatagaaataaaaaaataatacatcttGTTACACATTTCAGGAAGGGACCCCAGTAACAAGTATAAATGTTTGTAAAACAGATGAAAATGatgatgagcacacatacaaaattgttagaggTTATATCCCTAAGATAGGCAATTAATTAAATATAATATACATAGGTTAGGGTTTAAGAACCTAACCACCCTAAAACCCTAgccacggttaatggggaccagaacccgccgcgataagagaaaaactgcgaagtagcgccaaaaaaagaaaaagttttttttttgtttgtttgtttgttttttttgtgtgtgttcaatgtatttttatcAGATTTGGAATTGGAAAGAGAGACATACTAGTGCATATAAGACAtgcttttccctttttttcccccaaagtataattttaaaaaatgtaaatatttattttaataaatggttttcaagcagtttaaatgtaataattataagttttaaacatgttactgtcccaccgaattatttttaaacaagaataaagtagtaaaggCCACTAAAATTTGCTCAAGTTGCTCACATGCACACAATGAGttcccacagcaactgtttaacaagttaaacagtgATTGGCGCATgctcgatcggctcgggacagttcatctgtattttattttattttttcttttaaattaaaaaaaaaattagcgatGGATGGAGGGTTtgaagtgagggatcactgtagttttAATTCCCATACATCATGGAAAACAAATTGAGAACACATATTGTAGGTAcagtcatggacgaaattattggcacccctggaatttttccagaaaatacagcattttcacaaaaattaatgcaattacaaatgttttcagtatgaatgtcTTGGATGTGCtttggaaaaaaacacaaaaaaagctgaagagaaaagccaaaatgtacCCAATTTTGCACAGAatgcaaaaatgggctggacaaaattgttgccaccctcaactcaatatttggttgcgcGTCCTTTAGAAGAATTAATGGAAAGCAATCGCTTCTTATTACCATCAACAAGTTTCGTtcacctctcagatggaattttggaccacttttcttttgcgaactgttccaggtctctcagatatgaagggtgccttcttgcaGCAGCAATTTTAAGATCTCTCCACATTTtgcgaactgttccaggtctctcagatatgaagggtgccttcttgcaacagcaattttaAGTTCTCTCTACAGTGTTCAATATGATTTAGATCCGGACTCATCGATGGCCACTTCAGAATTCTCCAACGCTTTGTCTCCAATCActtcttggtgctatttgaggtattttgggtcattgtccagaTGGATCAGTCATGACCTCTgagcagacccagttttctgacactacatcCTACATTGCGGCCCAAACCATTTTGATAGTTTGATAGTAATTTATGACTCCTTGGtcactgtcaaggcacccagtgccagaggcagcaaaactaccccaaaacatcatcggACCACCTccatgtttgactataggcactgtgttctttctttgtaggcctcattctttctaacctaaccctaaccctgggtgccttgacagtgtgcaaggagtcctgaaatatggagactatcaaaatgttttgggccggTCATGGACATTGACCCAAAgcatacctcaaatagcaccaagaaatggttgaaGACCAGTGCCCAGTACCAGAAAAAAGAATAAGCCCTAcacagaaaagaacacagtaccTATAGTCAAACAGGTTGGAGGCCcaatgattttttgggggttgttttgctgcccctggcactgggtgccttgacagttTGCAAGGAGTCATaaaatatggagactatcaaaatgttttgggctgGAACATCgggtgtagtgtcagaaaactgggtttgcgtcagaggtcatgggtgttccaacaggacaatgactcaaaacatacctcaattagcaccaagaaatggttggagacaaagcgcTGGAGAAATCTCAGATGGCCATTGATGAGTCTGGATGTAAATCATACTGAACACTATGGAGcgatctcaaaattgctgttgcaagacggcacccttcaaatctgagagacctggaacagttaacaaaagaagagtggtccaaaattccatctgagaggtgcctgaaacttgttgatggttataggaagCGATTACTTTCCGTTATTGCTTCTATAGGATGCGCAAGCAAATATTgagttgagggtgccaacaattttgttcagcccattttttgcattctgtgtaAAACTGGGTACATTTGGCTTATCTCTTcagctttttttgtgtttttccaatgcacgTCAAACACATAAACAGATTAATActgaaagcatttgtaatttcattcatttctgtgagaaattctgtattttttagaaaaattctaggggtgccaataatttcgtccatgactgTATTTTGAAATAGGGAGTTACTTGTCTatcagtgtctgggtcatttacACGTAATTTGTTCAAGAAGCATAACATCTACCGTATTTCAGTTTTAAATAAGCTTGTTCTATTTTGCTTTTCCATATGTACCGTTATTTTACacccaaaatgtatttattcatttcggAAACTTCTTTCAGTTGCTTCTGCTCTTGCATGTAGCTGGGGGAAGAGGCTCTTTCTAGTCTTTTTGCTACCTCCTCATCATCACTGTCACTATCCTCGTCTTCATATTTTCCTTCCTTCTCGAGTATGACTTTGCGCTCATAGTCCTTCAGGTACATGGGCTTAACTTTTGACTTTGAGGTGGAAGGTTTCACGTCAGTGTTGGGTGAGTCTTCTGAGTAGAATTTGGCATCTTTTTGATAGATCTTTGGGTCTTTCTTCTTCAGGAGTGACAATGTCCTGTAAAAGTCCCTTTCAATTTCTGGATCCAACTCCACTTCACTGTCGTCCGAACTGGACTCAGATAACTCCGACTCATCGTCATCCCCTCGATCTCCATATCGATCCTTTAGTCTCTGTAGTTCTTCCTTCTCTCGATATCTATCATATTTCTTTGCGAATTGGGTGTTAATTTTAAATCCTGTTTTGTCAGACATGGTTCGGTGTGGATTTTGTGATGTGTTTATAATCCAGAAACTAGATGAACTAGCATCACATAGTgagtggggtggcgtggctcagtggtagagtagttgtcccccaacccagaggttgtgggttcgattcttcaccctgatgaactcgcctaggtatccttgagcaagatactgaaccccacgttgctcctggtgctgtgtcaccagtaggtgaatggcgagatagtgtaaagcgctttgagcgccttgaaaggtggaaaagcgctatataagtataacaccattcatTTCATATCACTTTTATGTTGCAGTTGAGAAAGAAGTGGTTTCCATTGGAACtggaacaaaatgtattggacggaCTGCCATGAGCCCCAAAGGTGTGTAGGCTTGTTtcctttttcattgtttttgagTTGCCTCAATTCATCAATCATTCAtcacgattcttggttaagcaaaaaaaaaaaacaaaaaaaaaacgtgcagttattttacgtaaatattaccaactatgatgctagccagtaagcaaattagcggccgccatatcgcaaagagctttttccgttgaaaattcttgtgagtaaatgcctaaattctttaaagatatggacgtaaaacagtctcaattcttggttaaaagcaaaaaaaaaaaaaaaacaactttcagTTAGcagtattttacgtaaatattgcgaagtataattcCAATGCTGTAGCGTTTCAGGATGCATGcagggtacgaaaaatataataattaccttaaatcctcgaacaaatcactcctgagacaatccttcctgtttgtatgtggctttcatactttttcaaccgaaatccggcgttggatccctgcatgtgttgatttactgctaccgactgcgaataactgaggcGGACTGTAGGACAGGCCCCTCCATACTTGGCGTTGCGCTGTGGCTGACTGATGTGTCCAGTCAATAtaattattatgaagtctatacatcaattatcaaattcactgacttttttttctcgtttttttttttttttttttaaatcagttgcaccggaggcatgaaaacgaaactgtcaattcacaatgagggtaaaaaaaagtaaCGTGTAACACATGCGaccatttgaaaagtagtggagtaagaataAAGATACGTGCTGTGAAATGTggcgaagtaaaagtaaaaaggactacttcatatttgtactcaagtaaagtacagatacataaaaatgtacttaattACAGTAAAGAagtatttttacattacatcACTtgcttttggcagcccttttaatttcgtCTTTGTCTTTTGGACAGAAAATACTTATTGTTCTTAGTAATATTTGAGTCATTTGAAAATGGGTTAGTCTTTGTATAGTTTTTGTCGACGAATCTGCAAAAATTAAAGGTTttagtcttaaaaaaaaaaaaaaaaaaaagttccataaAAAGGAAAGGTTCCAcattttcataatttttatgggcaTAATATTCTATTATCTACTGCATttaatcaataggaagtaacctgtaaatgccccaaatccacaggaaactacgtgaaatgccccagatttaactcgttgcctggcattggctgtcactgattgaaggatgaaaatagcttgtttttttgtttattagttgttttgtagaatattctataatgctttcctgacccatgtatcgacaattgttgtatcgccacatcgtaagatcatcattatcatgagtcttatattgcaaatcgtatcgtatcgtgaaaaACACACCTgatatacaggggttggacaaaataatggaaatataCAATTTtgacatcataatcattgaacataattgttaaagaatggcatgaggaacattctaatgaagttcaGCATCTCgtaatccccagacctcaacattattgaacaTTTATGGCCCGGTTTAGAGATTCAATTGAGACCTCGATTTTCACCGCCATCATCTCTAAAAGAGTTAGAAGGTATTCTAACTggagaatggcttaaaattcctttggaaacaattcacaagttgtatgaatcaatacctcggaAAATTGAGGCTTTAAAGGCGGACCTACACCAtaataaattagtttttgttgatttttttaaggtgtttccattattttttccATCCCCTGTAAACTACTATTACTGTGTTactggtttttatttttttctctgacACATTTTGTTTCAACTCTGGTTAGGTGATGTGTTGAATGACAGCCATGCAGAAGTTATTGCAAGACGAGGGTGTATTAGGTGAGTACAATACACATTCATTCATGGGTTTATTTGGAAGGAGCAATATGTAAGACCTGCGGCCAAAAATagtactgcaaccaggatcAAAATATTGAGAGCTCACAATGCTCTCCGCTTTGGGTTTCCAAATAATTGCTTCGCAATGGGGAATCGTTCTGAGTAATCATACTAATGCTTCATTTCAATCAGAAAAGACAGGCTAACAAACTACATATTAATGTTAACAATGATCATGTGAACATGTCGTCTAGGCAAAgcctgtgtgtgtttgttcgCTATGGACTTttttacgtgcaatattaatctgcaatattcaatgcctacgctgtcaactgctgctacttcacttcaattatttgcactgcctgaacataggaatacctcattttttattttatatcaatTTAGATGTTATACTTTTATTCTTACAAGCCACTTTCGAGattttttacttgtcctgcactataaagggagatgctccacaatttaatTGTACAaccgtataatgacaataaagggctattctattgtaTACTATTCTAAGTTATTTGATTCAGTCGATTCGTTTCAATATAcgattttaattccaataatatTGCTATTAGGGCTGCCCCAttagcatatttttgcaccacagTCCGAGTCacttgattttgagaatctgccgatactgaATTCTGATCCactagcaaaaaataaataaataaattttcaaaatatatatgtataatgttcaaaaatatttttttcgttttttgaacaaaagCTACAAGTTATTTAACATAATAGTGTCCCACTATGCCGCCTTTAGCACTTCCACATCATTGCATTCAGAATCCAGATTGTAGTATacagttcattcattcattaatccatgccgcttatccttccaagggtcacgggggtgctggagcatatcccagctaactatgatcCAGAAACGTAGTACACccagaattggttgccagccaatggcAGTAGTGCATACTTGTTATTAGGGATGtccgattgcatatttttgcacccgagtccgagtcaTCTCACTGCTGATagagttccgatccgatactgggaaaaaatctttttttggtTTTGCTGTTCGAAACATATTACTGTCCCACAGTGCCGccctcataatgtgaattatttttaaacaagaataaggtAGAAaagtgcttgtctttattaaatgtttcattgagtgagtccactcaaatccactcacgctgttgagaacagcctctcactgacacaatgagttgccattgCACTcttatgcaagtttaacgatgattgacagatttgtgCCTTTAATCATAGATCTtcaaagcttctctggcaagagcaAAGctccaaacctgtcaatcatcattaactttaagtaccaaacgcaagtTGGACAGTTTGCccacactgcttagcaggagtgaGGCTGAGAGGCATTGGCGCTCTACGAGCATGAAATAGAAAAACGTGTTCcggcgcgggtcgctggctggatgcCGGTGGGTTGGCTGGGTATAGCCTGCTCCAGCGGGAGATCctcccctgccctgggcttggtaggCTATTGGGGGTTCCGCGATGTGCCATGCCGGTTGGGGTGCTGCGGGTGTAGCCCGTGGGCCGGGTGGaggtggtggtgcgtccccttatCCCATCTCTGGAGGCCGGTTGACGGGGGCGCGGGTGGccagggggaccaccctggatccctggggggtgacgatggcccctttgctgggccgcgggaggagggatgggctgcggatCGTGACATCCCTAAATGCTATGTAAGATTTCAGTTTTGGTGTCATATACACGTTAACCATTGAGAACTGTGTTGGAAGTATCTCCCAAAAACATTAATGTTTATTGAAATATTTGGGCCAATTAGaaaataattgaagtgcaaatATTACATAATGCTCCTTGAGACCCATTTTTGTTATCAAATGTGAGACTATATGAGGTGGAGCAAAAGTTGTGATATCCGAATATagataaaatacaattttttccccctgtatatTTGTAGGTATTTGATCCATGAATTGCACAGGGCTGTGACCGGAATGGGAAGCTCTGTGTATTGTCAGTCGAAGCATCAAGGCAAATGGAGACTTCAACCAGGAATTTCTTTCCTCTTCTTCACCAGTCATACACCATGTAAGTTTCTTTCAAGAAAATTTTAGATGCATTTTTGTAAACTTGCttcataaaaataaatgttttcgtGTGATCATTGATCCTTGACATTTTACTAATACGGATTTTCTAGCAAAGAACATTAGTGCAACATTCtcatttacccccccccccccccccccccgacccATTTAATGGTGACCAACAGTCAAATAGTAACTCATTTACATTCATAATAATTTACTGCTCGATTCAAATGTCGAGGGTGACTGCAGCCATTTCCCGTATTTAAAATAGAGTTTTGTGCTTTGTTCATGGAAAGTCACGGAAAATAATTTGCTTCGAAAATTTTAGAGAACCAACTTCAATCTGCTTGCGAGATCAATAGTTTCTACTTTCAAAACTGAATGATTCATGACTCTTTCAGTACAAATGCTTGCTACGTGTCTCGATGAATATTCTAAACAAAAAGAACATAATCTGCGTGGAAAGTGGTGTGGCCTGGAAACTGACCAGTAATCAGTGTTGCCACATTGTGGGTTATTTTTAAAACACTCtaggtcaggggtgtccaaactttttgcaaagggggccagatttggtgtggtaaaaatgtggggggctaaccttggctgacatcctttacgtaaagtaatatatttaagcaaatttcagcaagccattctgtgtgtcacatttgctttattatttttttgaattaataatttcaacaatctcgcaacgagCCTTTGTGGCGTACTCTTTCGaatcttgggctcttgcgaaatactgctgctgtgaaattaaactacagtaccttcaagttgcttcaattcatTGCTACATATTTACCATGTAAtcttgtacatgtcagcatgtcttgtttgggaagatcgcctcacattgaactattaaaagcagcgactgtctctttgcaaatgaggcagacacagttgttgcgtattttagagaagaaatagtccaatttccacctatccttgaagcgtcggccatcgcagtcaactttttttgttgttgttgattgtcgccattttagaaaattgggagtaaagggtcacacagtgtaatgttgcttagagtgctgctgcctttgagtgggtaaatgaggagcagcatttagtgtgtaagctacttcatatgctggtagcagtactgctgaccaatttattaagtctgtgtgtgggccagacgttattgattttatgacagaggctgggggccggatgaaatttgtccacgggtcgcatttggcccccgggccggactttggacatgtctgctctaggtGGAAGAAAAATGCACTGGGTGGGTTTTGGAAGGAAGcgttttgtttaattttaaCAGTTCAACTCTTATTTCTACAcctggaagttaggtttcattgCTTTCTTACAGCAGCATCTTACTTAATCCAGAGTTGGGTTTGCCGTGGCAGCAGTTTTAGcaaggaagcccagacttccctgtcccctgccacttcagccagctcctccggcgggatcctaaGGCATTCccgggccagccgagagacattgtctctccagcatgtcctgctGAGCCCACCAAAACGGACCTCCTCAGCGCTTCCGTTGTACCAGGagtttctgtccataaaagttatgaacagaatcggtgacaaagggcaactgTGGCCAACCCTCATGGGAACGATTCCAACTTACTGCCGGCACAAACTCTGACACTGGTTGTACATGGACGGAACATCCATTACCACGGAGCTCGGTACCCCATTCTCCCGAAGCACCCCCACAGGACTGCCCGAGGGACACTGTCAAATGCCTTctacaaatccacaaaacacatgcagactgggcgaactcccatccaCCCTCGGGGAcactgctgagggtgtagagcatgggtgtccaaacctgccctcaagggccgctgtggttcctggtttttgttcctaccaatcgagcacagacagtttaaccaatgaaatttgtgttaaaacaagcagcacctgactacaatcaactgattacacttgtgagacaccatattggtgaaaggttgtcctcatgatgggtttgaacaaaaccccgcacccactgcggccctatgtggaatagtttggacaccactggtgtTGAGTctgtgcctggcacggccagactgttttccctgtatttttcaaacactgtgagaatagtctgggagactgggacccagccccttaatggcctctcgagcccgaACGAAATCGACtgtgcaatcagatttgtttatttgcgtgacgtgttcttaacgagcaacgtccaaagtcgtctccacaacaacacagatgacgAACGGGAGAGcaaagaatatgttccaatcagcggtaaattcagttttaaatgaccaaaaacacatccagTCACTAAAACCCCAGCAACTGTCTCGcgttagccatgttgaatatttATCTCCGTTCTCCGCTCTCCTTGTATATTTACGTCCTCGTGCtaaagtttcttgtcgctttaccaccgtcacgtccgcccgtcgctgattggtccactccgctgtcagtTTGATGTGGCTTGCTcaaccctgggaatttgatccaccGAACTGTCGCCAGACTCTattgctggaacagcggtgagtctggagttccaggctagtaGAGTCTAATGTCGGtctactgttccacggccgggacaaaAACCATACTGCTCCTCCAGAATCTGGGATTCGAGtttccgacggaccctcctctccaccgccgctgaatagactttaccagagaggctgaggagtgtgatcctctATAGgtagaacacaccctccggttccCTTGGGGGACCAGAGACATCAGTGTCTTCTTTGCTCTaattattagtgttgcaccgataccattttttgaccccgataccgataccaggctGTGAGTATCGGCCAATACCGATACGACTCCgtttatatatacttttttttttttttccaaagagctacatactaggatgtgaaatcattgctatcatggctttgtcaggctgctgcttacctttgctaaacaggaaaaagactaatacaaaatctgtagaactttttattgcatacatggtatgggtgacaatagttgaataaacctttggctctcaaaggccaaaatagtgctaaattcgtgaaattaaaacatgtataatactagcccaacagttagaaagtaaaaatacattcataataataaactctgaatgaactgaatgaacttttttttcaaccttttaaaggccaaacagtacaactttcatgaaattataagtaataataattgaccacagcatcctgtctctctattagcctccctctttGTGCACGGGcagggccgggtcgggcccaaaatgtcaataatCTACGTTTGGGTCCGGCCGGACCTCTCTCTCGAatactttttaaatatatatatatatatatatattaagggtgtaacggtacatgtaatagtattgaaccgtttcggtacgtggtcgttggttcggaacggacgcgtaccgaacgagtttctgacgtaatataacccttacttttcgaggctgtgagtcaatcgggttacagtttctttgtgtagattatatttactcagtcttctctactataatgaggaccaacacggtaggacagtccagaaacgtcaacggcgcgacaacgtggccgccgcgagaatgcagtgaaacgcggcgtcagagtcaatcagccaatgcacaccagtcgcagagcAGCCGCGTGTttgatgcgtcccagaagcggctcaacatgacgcacgtgaaaagaacggcagagtttattatttgacgcgagacgtggccctcctgcgtcaatactactagctaggatcgggccggaagtcactcgt from Corythoichthys intestinalis isolate RoL2023-P3 chromosome 5, ASM3026506v1, whole genome shotgun sequence carries:
- the LOC130916347 gene encoding protein KRI1 homolog; translated protein: MSDKTGFKINTQFAKKYDRYREKEELQRLKDRYGDRGDDDESELSESSSDDSEVELDPEIERDFYRTLSLLKKKDPKIYQKDAKFYSEDSPNTDVKPSTSKSKVKPMYLKDYERKVILEKEGKYEDEDSDSDDEEVAKRLERASSPSYMQEQKQLKEVSEMNKYILGVK